In one Hymenobacter sp. DG25B genomic region, the following are encoded:
- a CDS encoding ABC transporter permease, translated as MSKIWLIVQREYLTRVRKKSFIIMSLIGPLLTVGLFAVPVLIAKMSDSGKVVAVSDAGGLFAEKLPEAKDDISFTRISPDLATAKAEFKKAKYDALLYVPKLDAANPTGFQVFSRKGLGMSLENDINRAVNKAIETQRLRAAGIDQAVLDNLKADVDLQTVSLSDDGEKSSSTGISTGVAYFFGFLIYIFIFIYGVQIMRGVMEEKTSRIVEVVISSVKPFQLMMGKVLGIAAVGFTQLALWVLLSMGISSVMAGSISPDKVVEDRAARTTAMVRPTTTQDQAAKKENVAAKFSQALASADLNMPLLIACFLFYFLGGYLFYGALFGAIGSAVDSETDTQQFMMPVTMPLVLTFVVSQAVLTTNPNGTVAFWMSMFPLTSPIAMMMRLPFGGVPAWQLGLSMLLLIMGFVFAIWMAGRIYRVGILMYGKKVNYRELSRWLFYKG; from the coding sequence ATGTCAAAAATCTGGCTTATCGTACAGCGCGAGTACCTCACCCGCGTCCGCAAAAAGAGTTTTATCATCATGTCCCTGATTGGGCCGCTGCTCACGGTGGGGCTGTTTGCCGTGCCGGTGCTCATTGCCAAAATGTCGGACAGCGGCAAAGTGGTGGCCGTTTCTGATGCCGGAGGTCTTTTCGCTGAAAAACTGCCCGAGGCCAAGGACGATATTAGCTTTACGCGCATCTCGCCGGACCTGGCTACGGCCAAAGCCGAGTTTAAAAAGGCGAAGTATGATGCCCTGCTCTACGTGCCCAAGCTGGATGCCGCTAACCCCACCGGCTTTCAGGTATTTTCGCGGAAGGGGTTGGGTATGTCGCTGGAAAACGACATCAACCGCGCCGTGAATAAGGCCATTGAAACCCAGCGCCTGCGCGCCGCCGGCATCGATCAGGCCGTGCTGGACAACCTGAAAGCCGATGTAGATCTGCAAACCGTAAGCCTGAGCGACGATGGCGAGAAAAGCTCCAGTACCGGCATCAGCACCGGCGTAGCCTATTTCTTCGGCTTCCTCATTTACATTTTCATCTTCATCTACGGCGTGCAGATTATGCGCGGCGTAATGGAAGAAAAGACCAGCCGCATTGTGGAAGTAGTGATTTCCTCCGTGAAGCCCTTTCAGCTGATGATGGGCAAAGTGCTGGGTATTGCCGCCGTGGGCTTTACGCAGCTGGCTTTGTGGGTGCTGCTTTCCATGGGCATCAGCTCCGTTATGGCCGGCTCCATCAGCCCGGATAAAGTAGTGGAAGACCGGGCGGCCCGCACCACGGCCATGGTGCGCCCCACCACCACGCAGGATCAGGCCGCCAAAAAGGAAAACGTTGCGGCCAAATTCTCGCAGGCCCTGGCCAGCGCCGACCTGAACATGCCCTTGCTGATAGCCTGCTTCCTGTTTTATTTCCTGGGCGGCTACCTGTTCTACGGGGCTTTGTTCGGGGCCATCGGCTCGGCCGTGGATAGTGAAACCGACACCCAGCAGTTTATGATGCCCGTGACCATGCCGCTGGTGCTCACCTTTGTGGTGTCGCAGGCAGTGCTTACCACCAACCCCAACGGCACGGTTGCTTTCTGGATGTCGATGTTTCCCCTGACCTCGCCCATTGCCATGATGATGCGCCTGCCATTTGGCGGCGTGCCCGCCTGGCAGTTGGGCCTCTCTATGCTGCTGCTGATTATGGGATTTGTGTTTGCCATCTGGATGGCCGGCCGCATCTACCGCGTGGGTATTCTCATGTACGGCAAGAAGGTAAACTACCGCGAGTTGTCGCGCTGGCTGTTTTACAAAGGCTAA
- a CDS encoding ChaN family lipoprotein, whose amino-acid sequence MMPTKLLLPLALLLASFTAADKPAYRLFTGAGRSVRYAKMLKELAKADVVLFGEQHNDAMAHWLELQVARDLAQLKQGQLVLGLEMFERDVQPLVEQYNVGELDEKEFEAQSRPWPNYPTDYKPLLQLARQQKLRVVGTNVPRRYASLVAKGSLTALDTLATPEKAWLAPLPIAVDFELPGYQNMRKMFGGDAAHASGVQNIIQAQALKDATMAHFIRQSRQPGQLLLHFNGSYHSDNHDGIVWYLRQAEPKLRIMTISTVSQEQLKELEKENRQKADYVLVVPEDMTKTY is encoded by the coding sequence ATGATGCCCACCAAACTGCTGCTGCCCCTGGCCTTACTGCTGGCTAGCTTCACCGCTGCTGATAAACCCGCCTACCGCCTTTTTACGGGCGCTGGCCGCTCGGTACGGTACGCTAAAATGCTGAAAGAGCTGGCCAAGGCCGATGTAGTCCTGTTTGGCGAGCAGCACAACGATGCCATGGCCCACTGGCTGGAGCTGCAGGTAGCCCGCGATCTGGCCCAGCTGAAACAAGGGCAGCTGGTGCTGGGCCTGGAAATGTTTGAGCGCGACGTGCAGCCTTTGGTAGAGCAGTACAACGTAGGCGAGCTGGACGAGAAGGAGTTTGAAGCCCAAAGCCGCCCCTGGCCCAATTACCCTACCGACTACAAGCCACTGCTGCAACTGGCCCGGCAGCAAAAGCTGCGCGTGGTAGGCACCAACGTGCCACGCCGCTACGCCTCGCTCGTTGCCAAAGGCAGCCTCACCGCCCTGGATACCCTGGCAACCCCTGAAAAAGCCTGGCTGGCACCCTTGCCCATTGCGGTGGATTTTGAGCTGCCCGGCTACCAAAACATGCGCAAGATGTTTGGCGGGGATGCCGCCCACGCCAGCGGCGTGCAGAACATTATTCAGGCGCAGGCCCTGAAAGATGCCACTATGGCCCACTTCATCCGCCAGAGCCGCCAGCCCGGCCAGCTCCTGCTGCACTTCAACGGCAGCTACCACTCCGATAACCACGACGGCATTGTGTGGTACCTGCGCCAGGCCGAGCCCAAGCTGCGCATTATGACCATCAGCACCGTTTCGCAGGAGCAGTTGAAGGAGTTGGAAAAGGAGAACCGGCAGAAAGCGGATTATGTGCTGGTGGTGCCGGAGGATATGACCAAGACTTACTAA
- a CDS encoding YqjF family protein: MPTTFLSAEWRNLLMANYAVEPSILKPYLPYGTELDDWNGTHYASMVGFLFTNTRVRGFSIPWHRTFEEVNLRFYVRHRDPQHGWRRGVVFVKEIVPRPMIVAVANTLYGEKYAAMPMRHHWRPKGAGALEVEYGWRVGKDWNFLRSTTSNLAKPIEVGSEAEFITEHYWGYSQLGEKNTGQYEVVHPRWNAHEVLNYEMNCSVAQLYGEAFVAPLSEAPKSVFMADGSSIKVMAGEKIR; encoded by the coding sequence ATGCCCACTACCTTCCTTAGCGCTGAATGGCGTAATCTGCTCATGGCCAACTATGCCGTTGAGCCCAGTATCCTGAAGCCTTATCTGCCCTACGGTACTGAACTCGACGATTGGAATGGCACCCACTACGCCAGTATGGTGGGCTTTCTGTTCACTAACACACGGGTGAGAGGCTTCAGCATTCCCTGGCATCGTACTTTCGAGGAAGTTAATCTGCGCTTCTACGTGCGCCACCGCGACCCACAGCATGGTTGGCGGCGCGGTGTAGTGTTTGTGAAGGAGATTGTGCCCCGCCCGATGATCGTGGCCGTCGCCAACACTTTGTACGGCGAGAAGTACGCGGCCATGCCCATGCGCCACCACTGGCGCCCAAAAGGCGCAGGTGCGCTGGAGGTAGAATATGGCTGGCGGGTGGGAAAAGATTGGAACTTCCTCCGCTCCACTACAAGCAACTTAGCCAAGCCCATTGAAGTTGGTTCGGAGGCTGAATTCATTACGGAGCACTACTGGGGCTATTCCCAATTAGGAGAAAAGAATACCGGCCAATACGAAGTGGTGCACCCGCGCTGGAATGCGCATGAAGTCCTCAATTACGAAATGAACTGCAGCGTGGCCCAACTGTATGGCGAAGCATTTGTTGCGCCCTTGAGTGAAGCGCCAAAATCAGTATTTATGGCAGATGGCTCATCCATAAAAGTGATGGCAGGAGAAAAAATACGCTAA
- a CDS encoding IS5 family transposase, which produces MYETDLTDSQWQVMEEILPVKRRRKYDLRLILNGLLYLTKSGCQWRLLPNDFPPYPLCFYYFRRWQQTGHWTRLNKVLVEQERQRAAPSGHASPSVAILDAQSIKSSERGVPNKGFDGHKKIQGRKRQLIVDTGGRLLAVAVGPAHENDRVGGQSALQNLLTQGYTRLKLVLTDAGYAGRPLAEWAFRHAGWQLETAPGLSGSGGFTPQPVRWVVERSISWLHWDRRLSRDYECETKSAEAVLLLSSIRHLIRKF; this is translated from the coding sequence ATGTACGAAACGGACCTGACTGATTCCCAGTGGCAAGTTATGGAAGAAATTCTGCCGGTCAAACGCCGCCGTAAATACGACTTGCGCCTCATTCTCAATGGGTTGCTCTATCTGACCAAGAGCGGCTGCCAATGGCGGCTGTTGCCCAACGACTTTCCGCCCTACCCGCTCTGCTTTTACTATTTTCGGCGCTGGCAGCAAACCGGGCATTGGACTCGGCTCAATAAAGTGCTAGTGGAGCAAGAACGCCAACGCGCTGCGCCTTCCGGCCATGCCAGCCCAAGTGTGGCCATTCTGGATGCGCAATCCATCAAATCCAGCGAGCGGGGCGTGCCCAATAAAGGCTTCGATGGGCACAAGAAAATACAGGGCCGCAAGCGGCAACTCATCGTTGATACGGGCGGGCGGTTGCTGGCCGTTGCGGTCGGACCGGCCCACGAAAATGACCGTGTCGGTGGGCAAAGCGCCTTGCAGAACCTGCTTACGCAGGGCTATACACGCCTCAAGCTGGTGCTCACCGATGCCGGGTATGCGGGCCGGCCGTTGGCTGAGTGGGCGTTCCGACACGCCGGATGGCAGCTTGAAACAGCCCCAGGGCTAAGCGGCAGCGGCGGCTTTACCCCGCAACCGGTTCGCTGGGTTGTTGAGCGCTCCATCAGTTGGCTGCACTGGGACCGACGCTTGAGTCGGGACTACGAATGCGAAACCAAGAGCGCCGAAGCCGTCTTGCTTTTGTCTAGTATTCGACACCTCATTCGAAAATTTTAA
- a CDS encoding HesB/IscA family protein produces MATATKLAPISLTPRALEEVRNILREKNVPAEYGLRVGVQGGGCSGLSYLLGFDKPKEQDETFDLDGVRLVMDKKHAMYVMGMEVDFQDGLNARGFIFNNPQAKSTCGCGTSFSA; encoded by the coding sequence ATGGCCACCGCCACTAAACTTGCTCCCATCAGCCTCACTCCCCGCGCGTTGGAGGAGGTAAGAAATATTTTGCGTGAGAAGAATGTTCCGGCCGAATATGGCCTGCGCGTAGGGGTGCAGGGCGGCGGCTGTTCCGGCCTGAGCTACCTGCTGGGCTTCGATAAACCCAAAGAACAGGACGAAACCTTCGATCTGGACGGGGTGCGCCTAGTAATGGATAAGAAGCACGCCATGTACGTCATGGGCATGGAAGTAGATTTCCAGGATGGCCTGAACGCCCGCGGCTTTATCTTCAATAACCCCCAGGCTAAAAGCACCTGCGGCTGCGGTACGTCTTTCTCCGCGTAG
- the bshA gene encoding N-acetyl-alpha-D-glucosaminyl L-malate synthase BshA: protein MNIGIVCYPTFGGSGVVATELGKALALKGHHVHFITYSQPVRLDFFNENLFYHEVYIPPYPLFQFPPYELALASKMVDIVQNEKLDVLHVHYAIPHASAAYMAKQILLTRGIRIPVVTTLHGTDITLVGKDASYEPVVTFSINQSDGVTAVSADLRKETYEYFAIEKDIEVIPNFINLDRFQKQKKEHFRAAIAPEGEKLLIHTSNFRGVKRVEDVVRIFAGVRKEIPAKLLLVGDGPDRPRIEKLCRETGYCNDIRFLGKLEAVEEVLSISDLFLMPSEKESFGLAALEAMACEVPVISTNAGGIPELNVHGVTGMLSEIGDVADMVKNSLYVLQDENLPRFKDAARARAEEFAVEKILPRYEECYQRAIATQMATM from the coding sequence ATGAACATCGGAATTGTTTGCTATCCTACTTTCGGCGGCTCGGGCGTAGTGGCCACTGAGCTGGGCAAGGCGCTGGCGCTGAAGGGGCACCACGTGCACTTCATCACCTACAGCCAGCCCGTGCGCCTGGATTTCTTCAACGAAAATCTGTTCTACCACGAGGTTTACATCCCCCCCTATCCCCTGTTCCAGTTTCCGCCTTACGAGCTGGCGCTGGCATCCAAAATGGTGGATATTGTGCAGAACGAGAAGCTGGATGTGCTGCACGTGCACTATGCCATTCCGCACGCCTCGGCCGCCTACATGGCCAAGCAGATTCTTCTCACGCGGGGCATCCGGATTCCGGTGGTTACCACCCTGCACGGCACCGATATAACCCTGGTGGGCAAAGATGCCAGCTACGAGCCCGTGGTTACGTTTAGCATCAATCAGTCCGATGGGGTAACGGCCGTATCGGCCGATCTGCGCAAGGAAACCTATGAGTACTTTGCTATTGAGAAGGACATTGAGGTGATTCCCAACTTCATCAATCTGGACCGCTTCCAGAAGCAGAAGAAAGAGCATTTCCGGGCCGCTATTGCCCCGGAAGGCGAAAAGCTGCTGATCCACACTTCTAACTTTCGGGGTGTAAAGCGGGTGGAAGACGTGGTGCGCATTTTTGCCGGCGTGCGCAAAGAAATACCCGCCAAGCTACTGCTGGTAGGCGACGGCCCCGACCGCCCCCGCATCGAAAAACTCTGCCGCGAAACCGGCTATTGCAACGATATTCGCTTCCTGGGCAAGCTGGAGGCCGTGGAAGAAGTCCTCAGCATTTCGGATCTGTTTCTGATGCCCTCAGAAAAGGAAAGCTTTGGCCTGGCCGCGCTGGAAGCCATGGCCTGCGAAGTGCCTGTCATCAGCACCAACGCCGGCGGCATACCGGAGCTGAACGTGCACGGCGTAACGGGCATGCTCAGCGAAATTGGCGACGTGGCCGATATGGTCAAGAATTCGCTGTACGTTCTGCAGGACGAGAATTTGCCGCGCTTTAAAGATGCCGCCCGGGCCCGGGCCGAGGAGTTTGCGGTAGAGAAAATCCTCCCCCGCTACGAGGAATGCTACCAGCGCGCCATTGCCACCCAAATGGCCACTATGTAG
- a CDS encoding glycoside hydrolase family 3 N-terminal domain-containing protein, whose product MLKEFRIRLLLVFIAFTGLIISSSAPLDKGARPSSAAEQSWVDSVFTSLTPDQRLGQLFMVAAYSNKDRKHTQYIDFLVKEYHIGGIMFLQGGPRRQAILTNRYQAEAKVPLLVAMDAEWGLDMRLDSSMHFAKQMTLGAMDDDQYVYQMGREIALKLKAMGVHVSFSPVVDVNSNPNNPVIGNRSFGENKEEVSKRSVAYIRGLQDYGVIAVAKHFPGHGDTDVDSHLALPVINTDMARLANVDLYPFQKSFEAGVMGVMVAHLYMPLFDTVRTQSTTLSRNLVTGLLKEKMGYKGLVFTDALNMKSVSNLYKPGELDALALMAGNDVLLFSEDVPVAIRKIKEMVAANRISQEDIDYRVRKILRAKFWAGLNRYKPVDVARLVDNLNRPLSRAVQQQIYEHAVTVVKNTDDILPFHRLDTLRMASITIGAPTGNIFAQTMANYMPCATYSVPNRYASDSTFDRLADRLTPYNTVVVSLHNMNNTPVHNYGLGDGALRFIQRLQANPRQKVVVVAMGNAYALKYLEDARTLVCGYEDNPASQYVVPQVLFGALPAKGQLPVTVSEKLKAGLGLPTPDFRRLRYGQPESVGLDSRVLAQIDNIALETVAYAAAPGCQVLVAKDGVVVFDKSYGYTTYDKSNPVTNSTLYDLASVTKVAGTLQAIMYLKDQGKLNLDAKLADYLPELRTSNKKDMVVRDVLLHQAGLKAGIPFWERTVTRSGGLKSAFYASTKTDDFPREVVPGTYSVKSAEDSMWVWTVRSGLLPKVKGKYPAEYSDLSFIVLKRLSEKLLGQPIEKFLQENFYSSLGLNTMTYNPLERFPKSCIAPTENDTYYRRTQLQGTVHDQAAAMIGGVSGHAGLFSNANDLAILMQMNLQNGRYGGQRYFQNPVVAEFARSTEAGSRRGLGWDHGDPNKPNGPTSNLSPISTFGHTGFTGTCVWMDPENKIMYIFLSNRVYPDAGNNKLVQFNIRSRIHDVIYKSLIKT is encoded by the coding sequence ATGCTCAAGGAATTTCGGATTAGACTTTTACTGGTTTTTATCGCCTTTACGGGTCTGATCATCTCATCTTCGGCACCACTTGACAAGGGCGCCCGGCCCAGCAGCGCCGCTGAGCAGTCCTGGGTAGATAGTGTGTTTACCTCGCTCACGCCCGATCAGCGGCTGGGCCAGCTGTTTATGGTGGCCGCCTATTCCAACAAGGACCGCAAGCACACGCAGTACATCGATTTTCTGGTTAAGGAATACCATATCGGGGGCATTATGTTCCTGCAGGGCGGCCCGCGCCGGCAGGCCATCCTGACCAACCGCTACCAGGCCGAGGCCAAAGTACCGCTGCTGGTGGCCATGGATGCCGAGTGGGGCCTGGACATGCGCCTGGACAGCTCCATGCACTTTGCCAAGCAGATGACTCTGGGCGCCATGGACGATGACCAGTACGTGTACCAGATGGGCCGCGAAATTGCCCTCAAGCTGAAGGCCATGGGTGTGCACGTGAGCTTCTCGCCCGTGGTGGATGTCAATTCCAACCCCAACAACCCGGTTATCGGCAACCGCTCCTTCGGCGAAAACAAGGAAGAAGTATCCAAGCGCAGCGTGGCCTATATCCGGGGCCTGCAGGACTATGGCGTCATTGCCGTAGCCAAGCACTTTCCCGGCCACGGCGACACCGACGTGGACTCGCACCTGGCCCTGCCCGTTATCAACACGGATATGGCCCGCCTGGCTAATGTGGACCTCTACCCTTTTCAGAAATCATTTGAGGCCGGGGTAATGGGCGTGATGGTGGCGCACCTGTACATGCCGCTATTTGATACCGTACGAACCCAGTCTACTACTCTTTCCCGCAACCTGGTAACGGGCCTGCTGAAGGAGAAAATGGGGTATAAAGGCTTGGTTTTCACCGATGCGCTGAATATGAAGAGCGTATCGAACCTCTATAAGCCCGGGGAGCTGGATGCCTTAGCCCTGATGGCCGGCAACGACGTGCTCCTGTTTTCGGAAGATGTGCCGGTGGCCATCCGGAAGATTAAGGAGATGGTGGCCGCCAACAGGATTTCGCAGGAAGACATTGACTACCGCGTCCGGAAGATTCTGCGCGCCAAGTTCTGGGCCGGCCTCAACCGCTACAAGCCCGTAGACGTGGCCCGCCTGGTTGATAATCTAAACCGGCCACTTAGCCGGGCCGTGCAGCAGCAGATTTATGAGCACGCGGTTACGGTAGTAAAAAACACCGACGATATTCTGCCCTTTCACCGGCTGGATACGCTCCGCATGGCTTCCATTACCATTGGGGCGCCCACCGGCAACATCTTCGCGCAGACCATGGCTAACTACATGCCCTGCGCCACCTATTCCGTGCCCAACCGCTACGCCTCCGACTCTACCTTCGACCGGCTGGCAGACCGGCTTACGCCCTACAATACGGTGGTGGTAAGCCTGCACAACATGAACAACACCCCCGTGCACAATTATGGCCTCGGGGATGGTGCGCTACGATTCATTCAGCGCCTGCAGGCCAATCCGCGGCAGAAAGTGGTGGTAGTAGCTATGGGCAACGCCTATGCCCTGAAATATCTGGAAGATGCCCGCACCCTGGTGTGTGGCTACGAGGATAACCCTGCGTCTCAGTATGTGGTACCGCAGGTGCTCTTTGGGGCCCTGCCGGCCAAGGGCCAGCTGCCCGTCACGGTTTCAGAGAAGCTGAAAGCCGGCCTGGGTCTGCCCACCCCCGATTTCCGCCGCCTGCGCTACGGGCAGCCCGAGAGCGTAGGACTCGACTCCAGAGTATTGGCCCAGATAGACAACATTGCGCTGGAAACCGTAGCCTACGCCGCCGCCCCCGGCTGCCAGGTGCTGGTGGCCAAGGATGGCGTGGTGGTGTTCGATAAAAGCTACGGCTACACCACCTACGATAAGTCGAACCCCGTCACCAACAGCACGCTCTATGATCTGGCCTCGGTGACCAAAGTAGCCGGTACGCTGCAGGCCATAATGTACCTGAAAGACCAAGGCAAGCTGAACCTGGACGCCAAGCTGGCCGACTACCTGCCGGAGCTGCGCACTTCCAACAAGAAGGATATGGTGGTGCGGGATGTGCTGCTGCACCAGGCAGGCCTGAAAGCCGGCATTCCTTTTTGGGAGCGTACTGTTACCCGGAGCGGCGGCCTGAAGTCGGCCTTCTACGCCAGCACCAAAACCGATGATTTTCCCCGTGAAGTGGTACCGGGCACTTACAGCGTAAAATCTGCCGAAGACTCCATGTGGGTCTGGACGGTGCGCTCTGGCCTGCTGCCCAAGGTAAAGGGCAAATATCCCGCGGAGTACAGCGACCTGAGCTTTATTGTGCTGAAGCGCCTGAGCGAAAAGCTGTTGGGCCAGCCCATCGAGAAGTTCCTGCAGGAAAATTTCTACAGCTCGCTGGGCCTGAATACCATGACCTATAACCCGCTGGAGCGCTTCCCTAAATCCTGCATTGCGCCCACGGAAAACGATACGTACTACCGGCGCACGCAGCTGCAGGGTACCGTGCACGACCAGGCCGCCGCTATGATTGGGGGTGTGAGCGGGCACGCAGGGCTGTTCTCTAATGCCAACGACCTGGCCATTCTCATGCAGATGAACCTGCAGAACGGCCGCTATGGCGGGCAGCGCTATTTCCAGAACCCGGTGGTAGCGGAGTTTGCCCGCTCTACGGAGGCCGGCAGCCGCCGCGGCCTGGGCTGGGACCACGGCGACCCCAACAAGCCGAATGGGCCTACTTCCAACCTCTCGCCCATAAGCACGTTTGGCCACACGGGCTTCACGGGCACCTGCGTCTGGATGGACCCCGAAAACAAAATCATGTATATCTTTCTTTCCAATCGGGTGTATCCGGATGCCGGCAACAACAAGCTGGTGCAATTCAATATCCGCTCACGCATCCATGACGTCATTTACAAGTCTTTAATCAAGACATGA